The Alosa sapidissima isolate fAloSap1 chromosome 12, fAloSap1.pri, whole genome shotgun sequence nucleotide sequence GCTGCAATATATTCATGGCGTGGGAAGTTCAGTTTGGTAAAACGTGACATATTAATACACCATTATGGGTAATGGACATGTACTGTACCTCCCTTAGTCTGCAGTTTTTCTGCCCTAATCCTCCTCCCAACTGTCTTTATGTCCACCCAGTctgtaacaataataacaaaaaacaacagcttGAGTCTACATCTTATTTAATGTAGTGTATGCATAACTGTTGCTTGATTGTCTGATTTTGCAGCCTCTGGTCTCTCCAGAAACACAAAAGATGTTTGTAGAATTATATGAGATGATGAGATGAATAGTAAATCTTACCTGTTGTGACGTGTCCCTCCCCCCCATCAAGGTGTGATGTCCTGTGGAAATGCATGCACTGTCATGTGCTGCTGTGGGGCCTCCCTTTCAGTGATAGGGATAGAAACAGGAAAATGAACATGAAAATGTGTGACTGACAAAAGGACTCCTCTCCATAAGCTGGGGTCAATAAGATTAAGAATGTAATGCGATGGGAGGCGATGGGAGTACATAGAGACAGAGGTCTTCTGCTAGAGGTGCATACAAGTTGATCTGTGTGTCTGCAACACTGTTCTTTATTGAATATGACTCACTGTCACGACTGATGGCCTAATTTGTTAGGGATGACAAAGAATTGAACAATAACGGCACATGGCAAAAAATGTCATTCCTTGATAATGATGATTAAAAACACCAATATCAATGATGCCATTACCAGTGGATCCACAAGATTTAAGTAAGTATGAAGATAGTGACACACAGTATGTAAGTAAAGAATATGTAGAGGAAAATGAAGAGAAGGGATACTGCTGTCCTTACAGACCCCTATCTATTCCCTGGTACATCCCCACAAAGCAGCGAAGCAACCGTTGATCCTGTGGGAAAGAGAAATACTGTGCTATTCAGACAGGCCCGTTCAGGTTTACAGTTTTTTATTCCGTTCTGTAGTGTAGTGGACAATGAAATAAAAAAGTCTGTTTAATGAACTGTTGGTTATAAATTACTCACTTCCTTTGACTTTTCTCTGCTGCTGCCTCGTGATCAGATCCTGTGTAAAGAAAAAATAAGATACTCAAATGATGAAAGCTAAAATACTATGTTGTAAGTTATATACTGctgaaaaaaattaagggaacacttcaatcagacactggatcggtactctgacactgtttggttctgagcacaagtaaaacgtttgaggcgagtgttttattttgcaagaactgtcagacattctgtgaatgtagtttgagaatggagaaaaacggtggaaggtttcaaaaaatgtgttttaacaattgtggaaaactgtaagtgttcccttaatttttttgagcagtgtataagTGCCAAGTGGGCATGATACTAGGCAATACCAGCTTGTAGTGCTTTTCTGTGATCATTGTAATTTATGTTGTGTGATATCAGCGTGCATTACCCGGCTGTGCTTCGGCATCTTTGGGCGCCTCCTGTAGGTCCCCTACCACTTCCGTCTCCTGACTGGTCACCTCCGCCACCGCCACTGCCACCGTCTCCTCCTCTTCcgcctcttcctcatcttcctcttctgaCGAAGACTCATCGGAATCATCGCGCACCAGTTTCCAGCGCAGGCGACTCAGGGCGTCCCGCAAACGCTGGGTGCCAGCCAAGAACAGAGAAACATCCATTAGACACAACCAAACCAGAAGCTGAAATATGCTGCGTCAAATTTCACATTTTCACTCCTCTACAAGCATATTACATTAAAATATTAAGGCTTTCCTCCATTCTGTTTTACGCCCAAGGCAATAAAAGTCAAAAGCAAACTAATGGTGACTAATACCTGTGAAGATTCTTCTACACCTATTGAAGCCAGGAACAGGTTCGTCTGTGTTCGAAACTGTggagactaaaaaaaaaaacagtgaaggCTTTGTCATATAGAAGTTGGTGCTTTATTCAATCCAGTGGTCTCGCTCTTTCCATTTGGAACAACTTgtaaccaaccccccccccccccacacacacacacacacacacacacacacacacacacaccaccaccaccaccccccaatgCTCGACCTGCTcgatgtttgtgtgcatgagagacTTGGATCTTACTGAACACCAACCTGAAACATGGGACGACTGATATTCTCATGGGGGCTGTCCGCAGGTCTTCTTGCCTTTCTTAACGGCttcaatacaaacaaacacacacacacacttctgataTCAGAGATGtcagtagcctatttattgTTTCCATATAGTCATTAAAGAACTTTACCTGCTGATCCAGCTGTGTGCTTCTTTCACCAAGTTCCCTGTTTTCCATCTGCTGTGCAACAGAAGAATAAAACAAtcaacttcaacttcaaacTACACAATGCTAGATAGATTTCACTGTTCCCATATGCAGTGTAGGCTAATTCAGCTGGATAATGCTATATTTTAAAGTACTTTGAAAGATTTTGTTTAGGCCTACCAGTTTGCAAATTTCAAAATGCAAGCTTTGGACTGTTGAGAGAAACTCTTCATCATCTGCATGTGAACGAATCTGCTTTCGTCGAAGTGATGCCATGGctggaaaaagaaagacaacTGCTATTTTAAAATAATAGGCTATAATATATACTTTTTAGAACCCAAGcccatactgtaggcctatgtgtaacGTTAggctttaaatgtagcctaagcAACATGCTTGGCCAACACCCAACAGATAGTAGGCTACCTAAATAGTCTGAATTAATATTAGGCTTTTTTTCTGATGAACTTGAGCCTAAGTGGACAGCTGATGAGCAATAGAATACTCACCCAATGATCTAGAGTTGAAATTGTAACAAATCCAACAGGGCTACAAGCTGATATTGTGACTGAATGTGTTCTGTAGCCTACTAACTATGTCTAATTTATCTCAAAACAGTTGGTAAAGGTAAAGCCTGTAAAGCTAGGAGCAGTTTTCCCCATACCTAACTTAGGCTATTTTAGGCGGTGTAGACTATAGCCTCTGCGCCTTGTGGGGAATTTGAAGCTGCAATCTGTGCGTCTGTGTATATTTGAATTTTTGCCGACATATTTCGAATTTATCACCAGGTTCTATTTTGATTCCATCAAAGATTTGAGAGAGCACTGGTaggagcgctctagaatcttttgATGTGATAGGAGTCAGTGTAGCAATCCTACAGGGGTCGCTATTCAAAATAGTGCACATTTAGAAATTTGTCATACGTCTTGGTGGTGTTTACTAGCGCTTGAATCTATGATGAGAAAACATGGCGGACGAAGTTGATGTTGTTGATATTGAAGGAGATGAATACGACGAAACTTTCAGGTAAAACGGctgttgtgtgtttctttgatGTCATATAACCAGCGAGGACATTTTAAAAGGGTGTAACCTACTCGCCGTTGTTAATGGACAGAAGACCCATTGCTAACAATTGTGCAGTAACGTCTGATCGCAAAATGTCAGCTAATGTGAGTTCGCTAATGGTAGTCTTTAAAACAGCGAGAGATATTGCGCGATTAATGCTTATTGGACCACGCTTTAGAAACTGTGAATTGTGTGTGGTATTTGCAAAGCTTTGCCTAAATGACTCAACATCTCTCATTGCATTCATGACATCCCATTAGCGGGATCTTTCCACAAGAACTACATGCCCCATGAGTTCTATCTGATGGTTGTCGCTAGCTGCTACCTCACCGACAAGTCACTTGAAAGGCAGCTATCTACTCATAACTCGGCCTAACCTATTGAAAATAAGTTGACATACTGCAATGCAGGGTGGGCTAGGTTACTTTAAGCTATGTGTTTGGTTTAGAGGCCTGTCTTGTTTTTTAGCTGTGTATGGTCTAACAACTGTTTCTGTATCTGGTTCATAGCGATATTGCTGGAGGAGATGGTGCTACTGCTATCCTTCAAGATCAGTATTTGCAATCTGCTTGGAAGGACAACAGCAGCATACTGGTAACGTACAACACGGTTCCTACAGTCTATACTTAGCCAGCCTAATGTCTTTATGTTGCAAACAGGACACAGAATTAATAGAAATTACCGGTATACATATGATCATGGTAATTGCTACCATGTAGATGTTTAATACTGAGCTCAAAGTTGTACTTCTATTCTTTTTTTCCAGCCTTGGACGTTAGACAGCTCCATCAGTGCAGAAAACAGGGAGGTGATTGAGAACATGCTTCTGGAAGAGCAGTATCCTTTGAACAAACACGCTTAAAAATAACTGAACATTACATTTCAATGTATTAAATGTTACATTTCAATTACATTAATGTTAAAGCTTTCTTTGTTTATGCAAAGGAACCTccaaatgtttacatttacctTGACTGGATCCAGGTATTATCTCACTGGCAAAGCAGCACCGAAAAGTGCATGGACCAATGAGAAGCCAAAACCTAAAAAGTAAGCATCATTGTCTCAACAGCTGAATCTGCTGCCTCTGTGACCTTCAAAATGAGGTCTTTTTAAACATGCAAAAATCATTTTATTTTGCACGCTGTTCTCTAGGTCCCCTATGAAGGCGGCTCCACCACCAGCTCGCTGGGCTCAGGAGGAGAAGGCTCTTTTTGAGAAAGGACTGGTAGGAGCTTCATGCAAACTCTTCAGAGCATTGGAAACTATTTAGATGTCCCTCACAGAAAATATAATAGATAAGGATAAGACTAGTCTTATCACAACAAGTAGTGGTATTCAAAAAGGCTTACAAAGTCATGTCTTTGAACCCATGCAATGAGACCCATGTCTCTGTTGAGGATGGTCTGCtaatatcctgtgtgtgtgtgtgtgtgtgtgtgtgtgtgtgtgtgttggtgtgtgtgttggtgttggttgTAGGCACAGTATGGTCGTAGATGGACAAAAATAGCCAAGCTTATTGGCAGCCGCACCGTGCTGCAGGTGAAGAGCTATGCCAGGCAGTATTTTAGGAACAAGGTAAGACTGCCCCCTGCTGGTTCTTTTAGCTGCATGCAGTTGTATAGCTACTGAATTGGAGATTATGTCCTCATTCCCTATCTACCAAACTAATGAGCAATTCTGACTGTTGTctttgaccttttgacctcaGGCTAAATCTGAGCCTCCCCCTGCATCTTCATCCAACCAGCCTTCAGAGCTTCAGCCCACTACACTTGAGAAACCCACCAAGAACCATATCAATGCGCTGGCTAACGCGGTGCGGATCGAGACACTGTCTGACGATGAGGACGTGGACATTACAGATGATCTCAGCGATGACGACTCGCAAACTGACCAGCTGCCAGAGATGGGTGGACGTCAGGAGGATTTCGATGAGCAGGATAGCCAGGGAGAGGGCAGCCAGAGTCCCCAGTCTCCGCCGACACCACCCAGCCCCACGGACTCATCAGCCGCGCTAGCAGAGGCAAGCAGCAGTGGTGGGACAGTGGTGGAAGGGGACAATGGAGCAAACTGTGGAGCCCAGTTCGATCCCAGTGTCACTGAAGAAGAAAGTAAAACTGACCATGAACCAGCAAACCACGAGAGGGGACCTCaaacagaagaggagaaaagtgaCGACCCTGGTAATATGTGCTCATGTTCTCCTGTTTCATTATCCGTTTGTAGACATACGTGTAGCTTTCTTGTTAAGCTGTGTACAGACAGATTAGGAATTGCTCTTTGATAATCTTTTGTCAAAAATTGAGATTAAGTTAACTTTGTCACACACTGTCTTGCATAGCCAATGGTCATTTTGCCTGTAATCACTCATCAATCATTTCATTAACATTCTATGGTCTCTTCCTGTCTGAATGCAAATGTAGATGTATATACAGACAGCTGATGTATCTTGTGGATGGTGTGGCTATAGGTACAGACAAACCTGAGTGTCCTGATGAAGagcaggacgaggaggaggagatcaGGGCTCCTGAACAGGAAGTGACATTAGACAAGGATGAAATCACTGAGGAAGAGAAGCAGGCTATTCCAGAATTCTTTGAGGGGCGATCGGCGAAGACGCCAGAGAGATACCTTAAAATCCGGAACCACATCCTGGAGCAATGGTGAGTGTTAAGATTTAAGAGATTTAAGTTGAGCTGAAGTGACATTAGAGTATGATTGGTTGGGGTGTCCTGTATGCAGTGATAtattatgactgtgtgtgtgtattcacagtATTCACTCTTTGGTATGTGCTGAATGACCTTACTGGTAGTCGGAAAGGACTTCTGTCTTTTTGTATCTTTAGATTTTCTATTATGGAGGGgaacacataacacacaacagacaTTGAGAATcaaacctgtctctctctgtctc carries:
- the LOC121677626 gene encoding coiled-coil domain-containing protein 9-like, whose product is MASLRRKQIRSHADDEEFLSTVQSLHFEICKLQMENRELGERSTQLDQQPLRKARRPADSPHENISRPMFQSPQFRTQTNLFLASIGVEESSQRLRDALSRLRWKLVRDDSDESSSEEEDEEEAEEEETVAVAVAEVTSQETEVVGDLQEAPKDAEAQPGSDHEAAAEKSQRKINGCFAALWGCTRE